A single Pan paniscus chromosome 21, NHGRI_mPanPan1-v2.0_pri, whole genome shotgun sequence DNA region contains:
- the ADAM33 gene encoding disintegrin and metalloproteinase domain-containing protein 33 isoform X10, translated as MGWRPRRARGTPLLLLLLLLLLWPVPSAGVLQGHIPGQPVTPHWVLDGQPWRAVSLEEPVSKPDMGLVALEAEGQELLLELEKNHRLLAPGYIETHYSPDGQPVVLAPNHTDHCHYQGRVRGFPDSWVVLCTCSGMSGLITLSRNASYYLRPWPPRGSKDFSTHKIFRMEQLLTWKGACGHRDPGNKAGMTSLPGGPQSRDRREALRTRKYLELYIVADHTLFLTRHRNLNHTKQRLLEVANYVDQLLRTLDIQVVLAGLEVWTERDRSRVTQDANATLWAFLQWRRGLWAQRPHDSAQLLTGRAFQGATVGLAPVEGMCRAESSGGVSTDHSELPIGAAATMAHEIGHSLGLSHDPDGCCVEAAAESGGCVMAAATGHPFPRVFSACSRRQLRAFFRKGGGACLSNAPDPGLPVPPALCGNGFVEAGEECDCGSGQVKSARPAPTCPLRSGLGRCAVTWSLLAFLVPGVPRPLLLCSQLLAAPGGPVRPRRLLRALPGSPVGCWAWVGLAPPAPSRALDMDLSLHVASLCLPHHPSPAQLKPAGALCRQAMGDCDLPEFCTGTSSHCPPDVYLLDGSPCARGSGYCWDGACPTLEQQCQQLWGPGSHPAPEACFQVVNSAGDAHGNCGQDSEGHFLPCAGRDALCGKLQCQGGKPSLLTPHMVPVDSTVHLDGHKVTCRGALALPSAQLDLLGLGLVEPGTQCGPRMVCQSRRCRKNAFQELQRCLTACHSHGVCNSNHNCHCAPGWAPPFCDKPGFGGSMDSGPVQAENHDTFLLAMLLSVLLPLLPGAGLAWCCYRLPGAHLQRCSWGCRRDPACSGPKDGPHRDHPLGGIHPMELGPTATGQPWPLDPENSHEPSSHPEKPLPAVSPDPQDQVQMPRSCLW; from the exons ATGGGCTGGAGGCCCCGGAGAGCTCGGGGGACCccgttgctgctgctgctactactgcTGCTGCTCTGGCCAGTGCCAAGCGCCGGGGTGCTTCAAG GACATATCCCTGGGCAGCCAGTCACCCCGCACTGGGTCCTGGATGGACAACCCTGGCGCGCCGTCAGCCTGGAGGAGCCG GTCTCGAAGCCAGACATGGGGCTGGTGGCCCTGGAGGCTGAAGGCCAGGAGCTCCTGCTTGAGCTGGAGAAGAACCA CAGGCTGCTGGCCCCAGGATACATAGAAACCCACTACAGCCCAGATGGGCAGCCAGTGGTGCTGGCCCCCAACCACACG GATCATTGCCACTACCAAGGGCGAGTAAGGGGCTTCCCCGACTCCTGGGTAGTCCTCTGCACCTGCTCTGGGATGAG TGGCCTGATCACCCTCAGCAGGAATGCCAGCTATTATCTGCGTCCCTGGCCACCCCGGGGCTCCAAGGACTTCTCAACCCACAAGATCTTTCGGATGGAGCAGCTGCTCACCTGGAAAGGAGCCTGTGGCCACAGGGATCCTGGGAACAAAGCGGGCATGACCAGCCTTCCTGGTGGTCCCCAGAGCAGG GACAGGCGAGAAGCGCTCAGGACCCGGAAGTACCTGGAACTGTACATTGTGGCAGACCACACCCTG TTCTTGACTCGGCACCGAAACTTGAACCACACCAAACAGCGTCTCCTGGAAGTCGCCAACTACGTGGACCAG CTTCTCAGGACTCTGGACATTCAGGTGGTGCTGGCCGGCCTGGAAGTGTGGACCGAGCGGGACCGCAGCCGCGTCACGCAGGACGCCAACGCCACGCTCTGGGCCTTCCTGCAGTGGCGCCGGGGGCTGTGGGCGCAGCGGCCCCACGACTCCGCGCAGCTGCTCAC GGGCCGCGCCTTCCAGGGCGCCACAGTGGGCCTGGCGCCCGTCGAGGGCATGTGCCGCGCCGAGAGCTCGGGAGGCGTGAGCACG GACCACTCGGAGCTCCCCATTGGCGCCGCAGCCACCATGGCCCATGAGATCGGCCACAGCCTCGGCCTCAGCCACGACCCCGACGGCTGCTGCGTGGAGGCTGCGGCCGAGTCCGGAGGCTGCGTCATGGCTGCGGCCACCGG GCACCCGTTTCCGCGCGTGTTCAGCGCCTGCAGCCGCCGCCAGCTGCGCGCCTTCTTCCGCAAGGGGGGCGGCGCTTGCCTCTCCAATGCCCCGGACCCCGGACTCCCGGTGCCGCCGGCGCTCTGCGGGAACGGCTTCGTGGAAGCGGGCGAGGAGTGTGACTGCGGCTCTGGCCAGGTTAAGTCGGCTCGCCCGGCCCCCACTTGCCCTCTCCGCTCAGGTCTGGGGCGCTGCGCCGTCACCTGGTCCCTTCTTGCCTTTCTGGTCCCAGGAGTGCCGCGACCTCTGCTGCTTTGCTCACAACTGCTCGCTGCGCCCGGGGGCCCAGTGCGCCCACGGAGACTGCTGCGTGCACTGCCTG GTTCCCCCGTTGGGTGCTGGGCTTGGGTAGGCCTGGCTCCCCCAGCTCCGAGCCGCGCTCTGGACATGGACCTCTCACTGCACGTGgcctctctctgccttccccaCCACCCGTCACCTGCGCAGCTGAAGCCGGCTGGAGCGCTGTGCCGCCAGGCCATGGGTGACTGTGACCTCCCTGAGTTTTGCACGGGCACCTCCTCCCACTGTCCCCCAGACGTTTACCTACTGGACGGCTCACCCTGTGCCAGGGGCAGTGGCTACTGCTGGGATGGCGCATGTCCCACGCTGGAGCAGCAGTGCCAGCAGCTCTGGGGGCCTG GCTCCCATCCAGCTCCCGAGGCCTGTTTCCAGGTGGTGAACTCTGCGGGAGATGCTCATGGAAACTGCGGCCAGGACAGCGAGGGCCACTTCCTGCCCTGTGCAGGGAG GGATGCCCTGTGTGGGAAGCTGCAGTGCCAGGGTGGAAAGCCCAGCCTGCTCACACCGCACATGGTGCCAGTGGACTCTACCGTTCACCTAGATGGCCACAAAGTGACCTGTCGGGGAGCCTTGGCACTCCCCAGTGCCCAGCTGGACCTGCTTGGCCTGGGCCTGGTAGAGCCAGGCACCCAGTGTGGACCTAGAATG GTGTGCCAGAGCAGGCGCTGCAGGAAGAATGCCTTCCAGGAGCTTCAGCGCTGTCTGACTGCCTGCCACAGCCACGGG GTTTGCAATAGCAACCATAactgccactgtgctccaggctgggctcCACCCTTCTGTGACAAGCCAGGCTTTGGTGGCAGCATGGACAGTGGCCCTGTGCAGGCTGAAA ACCATGACACCTTCCTGCTGGCCATGCTCCTCAGCGTCCTGCTGCCTCTGCTCCCAGGGGCCGGCCTGGCCTGGTGTTGCTACCGACTCCCAGGAGCCCATCTGCAGCGatgcagctggggctgcaggaggGACCCTGCGTGCAGTGG CCCCAAAGATGGCCCACACAGGGACCACCCCCTGGGCGGCATTCACCCCATGGAGTTGGGCCCCACAGCCACTGGACAGCCCTGGCCCCTGG ACCCTGAGAACTCTCATGAGCCCAGCAGCCACCCTGAGAAGCCTCTGCCAGCAGTCTCGCCTGACCCCCAAG ATCAAGTCCAGATGCCAAGATCCTGCCTCTGGTGA
- the ADAM33 gene encoding disintegrin and metalloproteinase domain-containing protein 33 isoform X20 codes for MGWRPRRARGTPLLLLLLLLLLWPVPSAGVLQGHIPGQPVTPHWVLDGQPWRAVSLEEPVSKPDMGLVALEAEGQELLLELEKNHRLLAPGYIETHYSPDGQPVVLAPNHTVRCFHGLWDAPPEDHCHYQGRVRGFPDSWVVLCTCSGMSGLITLSRNASYYLRPWPPRGSKDFSTHKIFRMEQLLTWKGACGHRDPGNKAGMTSLPGGPQSRDRREALRTRKYLELYIVADHTLFLTRHRNLNHTKQRLLEVANYVDQLLRTLDIQVVLAGLEVWTERDRSRVTQDANATLWAFLQWRRGLWAQRPHDSAQLLTGRAFQGATVGLAPVEGMCRAESSGGVSTDHSELPIGAAATMAHEIGHSLGLSHDPDGCCVEAAAESGGCVMAAATGHPFPRVFSACSRRQLRAFFRKGGGACLSNAPDPGLPVPPALCGNGFVEAGEECDCGSGQECRDLCCFAHNCSLRPGAQCAHGDCCVHCLLKPAGALCRQAMGDCDLPEFCTGTSSHCPPDVYLLDGSPCARGSGYCWDGACPTLEQQCQQLWGPGSHPAPEACFQVVNSAGDAHGNCGQDSEGHFLPCAGRDALCGKLQCQGGKPSLLTPHMVPVDSTVHLDGHKVTCRGALALPSAQLDLLGLGLVEPGTQCGPRMVCQSRRCRKNAFQELQRCLTACHSHGVCNSNHNCHCAPGWAPPFCDKPGFGGSMDSGPVQAENHDTFLLAMLLSVLLPLLPGAGLAWCCYRLPGAHLQRCSWGCRRDPACSGPKDGPHRDHPLGGIHPMELGPTATGQPWPLDPENSHEPSSHPEKPLPAVSPDPQDQVQMPRSCLW; via the exons ATGGGCTGGAGGCCCCGGAGAGCTCGGGGGACCccgttgctgctgctgctactactgcTGCTGCTCTGGCCAGTGCCAAGCGCCGGGGTGCTTCAAG GACATATCCCTGGGCAGCCAGTCACCCCGCACTGGGTCCTGGATGGACAACCCTGGCGCGCCGTCAGCCTGGAGGAGCCG GTCTCGAAGCCAGACATGGGGCTGGTGGCCCTGGAGGCTGAAGGCCAGGAGCTCCTGCTTGAGCTGGAGAAGAACCA CAGGCTGCTGGCCCCAGGATACATAGAAACCCACTACAGCCCAGATGGGCAGCCAGTGGTGCTGGCCCCCAACCACACGGTGAGATGCTTCCATGGGCTCTGGGATGCACCCCCAGAG GATCATTGCCACTACCAAGGGCGAGTAAGGGGCTTCCCCGACTCCTGGGTAGTCCTCTGCACCTGCTCTGGGATGAG TGGCCTGATCACCCTCAGCAGGAATGCCAGCTATTATCTGCGTCCCTGGCCACCCCGGGGCTCCAAGGACTTCTCAACCCACAAGATCTTTCGGATGGAGCAGCTGCTCACCTGGAAAGGAGCCTGTGGCCACAGGGATCCTGGGAACAAAGCGGGCATGACCAGCCTTCCTGGTGGTCCCCAGAGCAGG GACAGGCGAGAAGCGCTCAGGACCCGGAAGTACCTGGAACTGTACATTGTGGCAGACCACACCCTG TTCTTGACTCGGCACCGAAACTTGAACCACACCAAACAGCGTCTCCTGGAAGTCGCCAACTACGTGGACCAG CTTCTCAGGACTCTGGACATTCAGGTGGTGCTGGCCGGCCTGGAAGTGTGGACCGAGCGGGACCGCAGCCGCGTCACGCAGGACGCCAACGCCACGCTCTGGGCCTTCCTGCAGTGGCGCCGGGGGCTGTGGGCGCAGCGGCCCCACGACTCCGCGCAGCTGCTCAC GGGCCGCGCCTTCCAGGGCGCCACAGTGGGCCTGGCGCCCGTCGAGGGCATGTGCCGCGCCGAGAGCTCGGGAGGCGTGAGCACG GACCACTCGGAGCTCCCCATTGGCGCCGCAGCCACCATGGCCCATGAGATCGGCCACAGCCTCGGCCTCAGCCACGACCCCGACGGCTGCTGCGTGGAGGCTGCGGCCGAGTCCGGAGGCTGCGTCATGGCTGCGGCCACCGG GCACCCGTTTCCGCGCGTGTTCAGCGCCTGCAGCCGCCGCCAGCTGCGCGCCTTCTTCCGCAAGGGGGGCGGCGCTTGCCTCTCCAATGCCCCGGACCCCGGACTCCCGGTGCCGCCGGCGCTCTGCGGGAACGGCTTCGTGGAAGCGGGCGAGGAGTGTGACTGCGGCTCTGGCCAG GAGTGCCGCGACCTCTGCTGCTTTGCTCACAACTGCTCGCTGCGCCCGGGGGCCCAGTGCGCCCACGGAGACTGCTGCGTGCACTGCCTG CTGAAGCCGGCTGGAGCGCTGTGCCGCCAGGCCATGGGTGACTGTGACCTCCCTGAGTTTTGCACGGGCACCTCCTCCCACTGTCCCCCAGACGTTTACCTACTGGACGGCTCACCCTGTGCCAGGGGCAGTGGCTACTGCTGGGATGGCGCATGTCCCACGCTGGAGCAGCAGTGCCAGCAGCTCTGGGGGCCTG GCTCCCATCCAGCTCCCGAGGCCTGTTTCCAGGTGGTGAACTCTGCGGGAGATGCTCATGGAAACTGCGGCCAGGACAGCGAGGGCCACTTCCTGCCCTGTGCAGGGAG GGATGCCCTGTGTGGGAAGCTGCAGTGCCAGGGTGGAAAGCCCAGCCTGCTCACACCGCACATGGTGCCAGTGGACTCTACCGTTCACCTAGATGGCCACAAAGTGACCTGTCGGGGAGCCTTGGCACTCCCCAGTGCCCAGCTGGACCTGCTTGGCCTGGGCCTGGTAGAGCCAGGCACCCAGTGTGGACCTAGAATG GTGTGCCAGAGCAGGCGCTGCAGGAAGAATGCCTTCCAGGAGCTTCAGCGCTGTCTGACTGCCTGCCACAGCCACGGG GTTTGCAATAGCAACCATAactgccactgtgctccaggctgggctcCACCCTTCTGTGACAAGCCAGGCTTTGGTGGCAGCATGGACAGTGGCCCTGTGCAGGCTGAAA ACCATGACACCTTCCTGCTGGCCATGCTCCTCAGCGTCCTGCTGCCTCTGCTCCCAGGGGCCGGCCTGGCCTGGTGTTGCTACCGACTCCCAGGAGCCCATCTGCAGCGatgcagctggggctgcaggaggGACCCTGCGTGCAGTGG CCCCAAAGATGGCCCACACAGGGACCACCCCCTGGGCGGCATTCACCCCATGGAGTTGGGCCCCACAGCCACTGGACAGCCCTGGCCCCTGG ACCCTGAGAACTCTCATGAGCCCAGCAGCCACCCTGAGAAGCCTCTGCCAGCAGTCTCGCCTGACCCCCAAG ATCAAGTCCAGATGCCAAGATCCTGCCTCTGGTGA
- the ADAM33 gene encoding disintegrin and metalloproteinase domain-containing protein 33 isoform X24 has protein sequence MGWRPRRARGTPLLLLLLLLLLWPVPSAGVLQGHIPGQPVTPHWVLDGQPWRAVSLEEPVSKPDMGLVALEAEGQELLLELEKNHRLLAPGYIETHYSPDGQPVVLAPNHTDHCHYQGRVRGFPDSWVVLCTCSGMSGLITLSRNASYYLRPWPPRGSKDFSTHKIFRMEQLLTWKGACGHRDPGNKAGMTSLPGGPQSRDRREALRTRKYLELYIVADHTLFLTRHRNLNHTKQRLLEVANYVDQLLRTLDIQVVLAGLEVWTERDRSRVTQDANATLWAFLQWRRGLWAQRPHDSAQLLTGRAFQGATVGLAPVEGMCRAESSGGVSTVSPAGGGEGRDRRLYGRSDRPPTAPQDHSELPIGAAATMAHEIGHSLGLSHDPDGCCVEAAAESGGCVMAAATGHPFPRVFSACSRRQLRAFFRKGGGACLSNAPDPGLPVPPALCGNGFVEAGEECDCGSGQECRDLCCFAHNCSLRPGAQCAHGDCCVHCLLKPAGALCRQAMGDCDLPEFCTGTSSHCPPDVYLLDGSPCARGSGYCWDGACPTLEQQCQQLWGPGSHPAPEACFQVVNSAGDAHGNCGQDSEGHFLPCAGRDALCGKLQCQGGKPSLLTPHMVPVDSTVHLDGHKVTCRGALALPSAQLDLLGLGLVEPGTQCGPRMVCNSNHNCHCAPGWAPPFCDKPGFGGSMDSGPVQAENHDTFLLAMLLSVLLPLLPGAGLAWCCYRLPGAHLQRCSWGCRRDPACSGPKDGPHRDHPLGGIHPMELGPTATGQPWPLDPENSHEPSSHPEKPLPAVSPDPQADQVQMPRSCLW, from the exons ATGGGCTGGAGGCCCCGGAGAGCTCGGGGGACCccgttgctgctgctgctactactgcTGCTGCTCTGGCCAGTGCCAAGCGCCGGGGTGCTTCAAG GACATATCCCTGGGCAGCCAGTCACCCCGCACTGGGTCCTGGATGGACAACCCTGGCGCGCCGTCAGCCTGGAGGAGCCG GTCTCGAAGCCAGACATGGGGCTGGTGGCCCTGGAGGCTGAAGGCCAGGAGCTCCTGCTTGAGCTGGAGAAGAACCA CAGGCTGCTGGCCCCAGGATACATAGAAACCCACTACAGCCCAGATGGGCAGCCAGTGGTGCTGGCCCCCAACCACACG GATCATTGCCACTACCAAGGGCGAGTAAGGGGCTTCCCCGACTCCTGGGTAGTCCTCTGCACCTGCTCTGGGATGAG TGGCCTGATCACCCTCAGCAGGAATGCCAGCTATTATCTGCGTCCCTGGCCACCCCGGGGCTCCAAGGACTTCTCAACCCACAAGATCTTTCGGATGGAGCAGCTGCTCACCTGGAAAGGAGCCTGTGGCCACAGGGATCCTGGGAACAAAGCGGGCATGACCAGCCTTCCTGGTGGTCCCCAGAGCAGG GACAGGCGAGAAGCGCTCAGGACCCGGAAGTACCTGGAACTGTACATTGTGGCAGACCACACCCTG TTCTTGACTCGGCACCGAAACTTGAACCACACCAAACAGCGTCTCCTGGAAGTCGCCAACTACGTGGACCAG CTTCTCAGGACTCTGGACATTCAGGTGGTGCTGGCCGGCCTGGAAGTGTGGACCGAGCGGGACCGCAGCCGCGTCACGCAGGACGCCAACGCCACGCTCTGGGCCTTCCTGCAGTGGCGCCGGGGGCTGTGGGCGCAGCGGCCCCACGACTCCGCGCAGCTGCTCAC GGGCCGCGCCTTCCAGGGCGCCACAGTGGGCCTGGCGCCCGTCGAGGGCATGTGCCGCGCCGAGAGCTCGGGAGGCGTGAGCACGGTGAGCCCCGCGGGCGGGGGCGAGGGGAGAGACAGGAGACTCTACGGCCGCAGTGACCGCCCTCCCACGGCCCCGCAGGACCACTCGGAGCTCCCCATTGGCGCCGCAGCCACCATGGCCCATGAGATCGGCCACAGCCTCGGCCTCAGCCACGACCCCGACGGCTGCTGCGTGGAGGCTGCGGCCGAGTCCGGAGGCTGCGTCATGGCTGCGGCCACCGG GCACCCGTTTCCGCGCGTGTTCAGCGCCTGCAGCCGCCGCCAGCTGCGCGCCTTCTTCCGCAAGGGGGGCGGCGCTTGCCTCTCCAATGCCCCGGACCCCGGACTCCCGGTGCCGCCGGCGCTCTGCGGGAACGGCTTCGTGGAAGCGGGCGAGGAGTGTGACTGCGGCTCTGGCCAG GAGTGCCGCGACCTCTGCTGCTTTGCTCACAACTGCTCGCTGCGCCCGGGGGCCCAGTGCGCCCACGGAGACTGCTGCGTGCACTGCCTG CTGAAGCCGGCTGGAGCGCTGTGCCGCCAGGCCATGGGTGACTGTGACCTCCCTGAGTTTTGCACGGGCACCTCCTCCCACTGTCCCCCAGACGTTTACCTACTGGACGGCTCACCCTGTGCCAGGGGCAGTGGCTACTGCTGGGATGGCGCATGTCCCACGCTGGAGCAGCAGTGCCAGCAGCTCTGGGGGCCTG GCTCCCATCCAGCTCCCGAGGCCTGTTTCCAGGTGGTGAACTCTGCGGGAGATGCTCATGGAAACTGCGGCCAGGACAGCGAGGGCCACTTCCTGCCCTGTGCAGGGAG GGATGCCCTGTGTGGGAAGCTGCAGTGCCAGGGTGGAAAGCCCAGCCTGCTCACACCGCACATGGTGCCAGTGGACTCTACCGTTCACCTAGATGGCCACAAAGTGACCTGTCGGGGAGCCTTGGCACTCCCCAGTGCCCAGCTGGACCTGCTTGGCCTGGGCCTGGTAGAGCCAGGCACCCAGTGTGGACCTAGAATG GTTTGCAATAGCAACCATAactgccactgtgctccaggctgggctcCACCCTTCTGTGACAAGCCAGGCTTTGGTGGCAGCATGGACAGTGGCCCTGTGCAGGCTGAAA ACCATGACACCTTCCTGCTGGCCATGCTCCTCAGCGTCCTGCTGCCTCTGCTCCCAGGGGCCGGCCTGGCCTGGTGTTGCTACCGACTCCCAGGAGCCCATCTGCAGCGatgcagctggggctgcaggaggGACCCTGCGTGCAGTGG CCCCAAAGATGGCCCACACAGGGACCACCCCCTGGGCGGCATTCACCCCATGGAGTTGGGCCCCACAGCCACTGGACAGCCCTGGCCCCTGG ACCCTGAGAACTCTCATGAGCCCAGCAGCCACCCTGAGAAGCCTCTGCCAGCAGTCTCGCCTGACCCCCAAG CAGATCAAGTCCAGATGCCAAGATCCTGCCTCTGGTGA
- the ADAM33 gene encoding disintegrin and metalloproteinase domain-containing protein 33 isoform X9, translating into MGWRPRRARGTPLLLLLLLLLLWPVPSAGVLQGHIPGQPVTPHWVLDGQPWRAVSLEEPVSKPDMGLVALEAEGQELLLELEKNHRLLAPGYIETHYSPDGQPVVLAPNHTDHCHYQGRVRGFPDSWVVLCTCSGMSGLITLSRNASYYLRPWPPRGSKDFSTHKIFRMEQLLTWKGACGHRDPGNKAGMTSLPGGPQSRDRREALRTRKYLELYIVADHTLFLTRHRNLNHTKQRLLEVANYVDQLLRTLDIQVVLAGLEVWTERDRSRVTQDANATLWAFLQWRRGLWAQRPHDSAQLLTGRAFQGATVGLAPVEGMCRAESSGGVSTDHSELPIGAAATMAHEIGHSLGLSHDPDGCCVEAAAESGGCVMAAATGHPFPRVFSACSRRQLRAFFRKGGGACLSNAPDPGLPVPPALCGNGFVEAGEECDCGSGQVKSARPAPTCPLRSGLGRCAVTWSLLAFLVPGVPRPLLLCSQLLAAPGGPVRPRRLLRALPGSPVGCWAWVGLAPPAPSRALDMDLSLHVASLCLPHHPSPAQLKPAGALCRQAMGDCDLPEFCTGTSSHCPPDVYLLDGSPCARGSGYCWDGACPTLEQQCQQLWGPGSHPAPEACFQVVNSAGDAHGNCGQDSEGHFLPCAGRDALCGKLQCQGGKPSLLTPHMVPVDSTVHLDGHKVTCRGALALPSAQLDLLGLGLVEPGTQCGPRMVCQSRRCRKNAFQELQRCLTACHSHGVCNSNHNCHCAPGWAPPFCDKPGFGGSMDSGPVQAENHDTFLLAMLLSVLLPLLPGAGLAWCCYRLPGAHLQRCSWGCRRDPACSGPKDGPHRDHPLGGIHPMELGPTATGQPWPLDPENSHEPSSHPEKPLPAVSPDPQADQVQMPRSCLW; encoded by the exons ATGGGCTGGAGGCCCCGGAGAGCTCGGGGGACCccgttgctgctgctgctactactgcTGCTGCTCTGGCCAGTGCCAAGCGCCGGGGTGCTTCAAG GACATATCCCTGGGCAGCCAGTCACCCCGCACTGGGTCCTGGATGGACAACCCTGGCGCGCCGTCAGCCTGGAGGAGCCG GTCTCGAAGCCAGACATGGGGCTGGTGGCCCTGGAGGCTGAAGGCCAGGAGCTCCTGCTTGAGCTGGAGAAGAACCA CAGGCTGCTGGCCCCAGGATACATAGAAACCCACTACAGCCCAGATGGGCAGCCAGTGGTGCTGGCCCCCAACCACACG GATCATTGCCACTACCAAGGGCGAGTAAGGGGCTTCCCCGACTCCTGGGTAGTCCTCTGCACCTGCTCTGGGATGAG TGGCCTGATCACCCTCAGCAGGAATGCCAGCTATTATCTGCGTCCCTGGCCACCCCGGGGCTCCAAGGACTTCTCAACCCACAAGATCTTTCGGATGGAGCAGCTGCTCACCTGGAAAGGAGCCTGTGGCCACAGGGATCCTGGGAACAAAGCGGGCATGACCAGCCTTCCTGGTGGTCCCCAGAGCAGG GACAGGCGAGAAGCGCTCAGGACCCGGAAGTACCTGGAACTGTACATTGTGGCAGACCACACCCTG TTCTTGACTCGGCACCGAAACTTGAACCACACCAAACAGCGTCTCCTGGAAGTCGCCAACTACGTGGACCAG CTTCTCAGGACTCTGGACATTCAGGTGGTGCTGGCCGGCCTGGAAGTGTGGACCGAGCGGGACCGCAGCCGCGTCACGCAGGACGCCAACGCCACGCTCTGGGCCTTCCTGCAGTGGCGCCGGGGGCTGTGGGCGCAGCGGCCCCACGACTCCGCGCAGCTGCTCAC GGGCCGCGCCTTCCAGGGCGCCACAGTGGGCCTGGCGCCCGTCGAGGGCATGTGCCGCGCCGAGAGCTCGGGAGGCGTGAGCACG GACCACTCGGAGCTCCCCATTGGCGCCGCAGCCACCATGGCCCATGAGATCGGCCACAGCCTCGGCCTCAGCCACGACCCCGACGGCTGCTGCGTGGAGGCTGCGGCCGAGTCCGGAGGCTGCGTCATGGCTGCGGCCACCGG GCACCCGTTTCCGCGCGTGTTCAGCGCCTGCAGCCGCCGCCAGCTGCGCGCCTTCTTCCGCAAGGGGGGCGGCGCTTGCCTCTCCAATGCCCCGGACCCCGGACTCCCGGTGCCGCCGGCGCTCTGCGGGAACGGCTTCGTGGAAGCGGGCGAGGAGTGTGACTGCGGCTCTGGCCAGGTTAAGTCGGCTCGCCCGGCCCCCACTTGCCCTCTCCGCTCAGGTCTGGGGCGCTGCGCCGTCACCTGGTCCCTTCTTGCCTTTCTGGTCCCAGGAGTGCCGCGACCTCTGCTGCTTTGCTCACAACTGCTCGCTGCGCCCGGGGGCCCAGTGCGCCCACGGAGACTGCTGCGTGCACTGCCTG GTTCCCCCGTTGGGTGCTGGGCTTGGGTAGGCCTGGCTCCCCCAGCTCCGAGCCGCGCTCTGGACATGGACCTCTCACTGCACGTGgcctctctctgccttccccaCCACCCGTCACCTGCGCAGCTGAAGCCGGCTGGAGCGCTGTGCCGCCAGGCCATGGGTGACTGTGACCTCCCTGAGTTTTGCACGGGCACCTCCTCCCACTGTCCCCCAGACGTTTACCTACTGGACGGCTCACCCTGTGCCAGGGGCAGTGGCTACTGCTGGGATGGCGCATGTCCCACGCTGGAGCAGCAGTGCCAGCAGCTCTGGGGGCCTG GCTCCCATCCAGCTCCCGAGGCCTGTTTCCAGGTGGTGAACTCTGCGGGAGATGCTCATGGAAACTGCGGCCAGGACAGCGAGGGCCACTTCCTGCCCTGTGCAGGGAG GGATGCCCTGTGTGGGAAGCTGCAGTGCCAGGGTGGAAAGCCCAGCCTGCTCACACCGCACATGGTGCCAGTGGACTCTACCGTTCACCTAGATGGCCACAAAGTGACCTGTCGGGGAGCCTTGGCACTCCCCAGTGCCCAGCTGGACCTGCTTGGCCTGGGCCTGGTAGAGCCAGGCACCCAGTGTGGACCTAGAATG GTGTGCCAGAGCAGGCGCTGCAGGAAGAATGCCTTCCAGGAGCTTCAGCGCTGTCTGACTGCCTGCCACAGCCACGGG GTTTGCAATAGCAACCATAactgccactgtgctccaggctgggctcCACCCTTCTGTGACAAGCCAGGCTTTGGTGGCAGCATGGACAGTGGCCCTGTGCAGGCTGAAA ACCATGACACCTTCCTGCTGGCCATGCTCCTCAGCGTCCTGCTGCCTCTGCTCCCAGGGGCCGGCCTGGCCTGGTGTTGCTACCGACTCCCAGGAGCCCATCTGCAGCGatgcagctggggctgcaggaggGACCCTGCGTGCAGTGG CCCCAAAGATGGCCCACACAGGGACCACCCCCTGGGCGGCATTCACCCCATGGAGTTGGGCCCCACAGCCACTGGACAGCCCTGGCCCCTGG ACCCTGAGAACTCTCATGAGCCCAGCAGCCACCCTGAGAAGCCTCTGCCAGCAGTCTCGCCTGACCCCCAAG CAGATCAAGTCCAGATGCCAAGATCCTGCCTCTGGTGA